The nucleotide sequence ATTGCACCCATCATGTTCCCGGGCAACATCCGTACCAATGCGAATGAGAGCGTAATCACGGCCCACACCGTGAACACCGCTTGCCCGAGTCTCCTGATACGCCAGTCTATCGTTACCATAGTGGATGCGTATTTATTCAGAATGGTTCATTATCAAGGTTTCCCATCGTCATCGAAATTTGACAGGCGTCGACAGGATATCAGTACGAAAAAATGACTGTCTGCTTGATGGGACTGTTTTCCACCGCCCCGACAGCCATCGGACTCCCAGTGGCAGCCGGATCGAACGCCGGTCACGACCGCCGACTAGAACGGATCCCAGCCGGTATAGATCACCGCGACGCTCGCGACGAGCGAGAGAACGACGGGAATGAGCGTGAGTACTGCGACGACGTACGGACCCGTCCCTGGCTCGAGGAAGAGAAACGAGAACCCGAGCAGTACCAAGAACAGGAAATTGACACCGAGAACGACTTGCGAAACGGACCGAAGGAATCCCATATGGGCTAGTTCGCCGAGACGCTCTTAAATCTTGGTCTGCGGGAACTATTGTCGTCGTCGCGGTCGGCGTCGACACGGCGTTAGCCGATGTACTCCATGCTCGCCTCGTCCGTCTTGGGGATGAGGTACAGCGCGTCCTCGGTCCCATCGATGATGCCGTCGGGCGCGTCGAGTTCCCAGTTGTCGGCGTTGTAGGCACCGGCGTCGGGCTGGAACATCACTTCCATCTGCGGAACCGTCTGGTTCCACCACCACATCAGTTCCTTGTGGAACTGGTCGTCGTCGGTGACCTGCCACTCCCGGATGTGCTCCTCGACGTTGATCGTCTTCGTTCCCTCGGAGCCGTCGGGGTCGCCGACGGGCATCGGGATTTCCGCTTCGGGTTCGAAGTGCGAGATCGACTGGACCCAGTTCGGCACGAGGTCCAGCGCCCACAGCGCGCGGATCCCGTTCGCGGACGAACCGTCGGGCATCATGTCGTACTCGCCGTTCTGTCGGCGCTCGTCGAACGTCGCGTCGTCGACCTGCTCCTGGTTCGTCTTGATACCGAACTCATTCAGATTGTCCTTGAGAACGCCGAAGTCCTTCCGCTCGGAGCCGTTCATGATATTGATCTCGAACTCCTCGCCGTCCGGCGTGTACCACTGTCCGTCCTCGAGCGTGTAGCCCTCCTCCTCGAGGAGTTCGGCGGCGCGTTCGGTGTCGTTCTGGCCGTACTTGGTGAAATCCTGGACCCAGTCTGCGGCGTCGTGGGTACCGCTGTCCAGCACGTTGCCGGGGACGCGACACGGCGCCCAGTCGAACATCCGATTGACGCCCTCGAGGACCTGGGTGACCTGCTGACGGTCGAAGACGTGACAGACCGCCTTGCGCACGTTCGCACTCGAGAACGGCGTGTCGTAGGAGACGTCGTGCCCGCAGTTGAACGTGAACAGCTTGTTCGTCGAGAAGCTCTCCTTGATGAGCGTGTGTCCCTCGGGGAGTTGGCTCTTGACGTCGTCCTCGACCGGGAACTGGGTGTGCGCGGCGTCGACCTCGCCGTTGGCGTAGGGCTGGGTCGGGTTGTTGTTCTCGTAGAGGTGGAACGAGTACTCGCTGAAGTTGATGTTGTCGGCGTTCGGGTGATCTTCGTACTTCTCGAAGACCATCACGTTGTCCCCGATGTCGGCGACCTGGAACGGACCGTTCCCGTTCGCGTCCTCGAGCAGCGGGTACGATTTCGTCGTGAGTTCCTCGAGGATGGAATCCATCTCGGAGTCGTCGGCCTCCATGAGCTGGCTGTGCCACTCGCTCCACTGGTCGTCGGAGGAGTTGGTGAAGATGCCGCGACTCTCGTCACCGACGAGGTCGGCGGTGGCGTTCTGGACTGCGACCGTCTCCGAGAGCGGGTCATAGAGATTGATCCGCGCCGTGTACTCGTCGGGCGCCTCGGCGGACTCGAGGAACTGGTGTGGTCGCTCGCCATCCTCGGCCTGGTACTCGAGAATCGCGAGGGACATCTGCAGCTGCATGACCCAGTCCTCGGCGGTGAGGTCGTCGCCGTTGTGCCAGGTCCAATCCTCGCTGAACGTCATCTCCAGCGTGGTGTCGTCGGCCATCTCCCAGTCGGTCGCGATCAGCGGATAGACCGCGTCCTCCGCCGGGCTGTACATCACGGGCCGGTCGAAGATGAGCGCCCCCGGATGCCACGTCCCGCGCTGGGTCGGCTTGTAGGGGTTGCAGTGACGCTGCGATGGCAGCGTCCCGCTCGTCTCCGCGTCGAACACTCGGAATCGATCTGTGCTACCGCTCCCACCCAGACATCCGGCAACGAGGGCTGTACCCCCCACAGCGCTGTATTTCAGGACATCTCGCCGGCTAGGACCGCTGTTCCGCCAGTTGTTACCCTCTGGCATACTCCCTAGTCATAGAAGGCGATATATATAATTAACCATTAGATGGTTTCCAGCGGCTGACGGGCCAGTTTATCACGCGCTCGATCGCTGCGGTCCGTCAGCGATCCAGACACGTTCGGAGCCGGAACCGACCTGTCGTCCGGCGTCCTTCGAACGAATTCGCGACGACGGGGACGGAGTCACCCCTGAAACCAAGCCGTCGATAGCGATGGGTCGACGAAGGATCGGGCGACGGACCCCGATCAGCCCGTGTACTCCATCGTCGCCTCGTCCATCTTCGGGATGAGGTACAGCGCGTCCTCGGTCCCGTCGATGATGCCGTCGGGCGCGTCGAGTTCCCAGTTGTTGGCGTTGTAGGCGCCGGCGTCGGGTTGATACATCGTTTCCATCTGCGGAACCGTCTGGTTCCACCACCACATCAGCTCCTTGTGGTACTGATCATCGTCGGTGATCTGCCACTCCCGGATGTGCTCCTCGACGTTGATTGTCTTCGTCCCGCTCGAGCCCTCGGGATCGCCGACAGGCATCGGAATCTCCGCTTCGGGATCGAAGTGCGTGATCTGCTGGAGCCAGCCCGGCACCAGATCCAGCGCCCACATCGCCCGGACCCCGTTGGCCGAGGAGCCGTCGGGCATCATGTCGTACTCGCCGTTCTGCCGGCGCTCGGAGAGCGTCGCGTCATCGACCTCCTCCTGGTTCGTCGCGATGCCGAACTCGTTCAGATTGTCCTTGAGAACGCCGAACTCCTTCCGTTTGGTTCCGCCCAGGACGTCGATCTCGAACCGGTCACCGTCCGGCGTGTACCACTCGCCGCCGTCGCGCTCGAATCCCTCCCGTTCGAGGAGTTCGGCGGCGCGTTCGGTGTCGTTCTGGCCGTACTCGGTGAAGTCCTGGATCCACTCCGCGGCGTCGTGAGAACCGCTGTCCAGCACGTTGCCGGGGACGCGACACGACGGCCAGTCGAACATCCGATTGACACCCTCGAGGACCTGGGTGACCTGGTCGCGGTCGAAGACGTGACAGACCGCCTTGCGCACGTTCGCACTCGAGAGGGGCGTGTCGTAGGAGACGTCGTGCCCGCAGTTGAACGAGAACAGCTTGTTCGTCGAGAAGCTCTCCTTGATGAGCGTGTGTCCCTCGGGGAGTTGGCTCTTGACGTCGTCCTCGACGGGGAACTGCGTGTGTGCGGCGTCGACCTCGTCGTTGGCGTACGGCTGGGTCGGGTTGTTGTTCTCGTAGAGGTGCATTGAGTACTCGCTGAAGTTGATGTTGTCGGCGTTCGGATGGTCCTCGTACTTCTCGAAGACCATCACGTTGTCACCGATATCGGCGACCTGGAACGGACCGTTCCCGACCGCGTCCTCGAGCAGCGGGTACGATTTCGTCGTGAGTTCCTCGAGAAGGGTCTCCATCTCGGAGTCGTCGGCCTCCGTGACCTGGCTGTGCCATTCGCTCCACTGGTCGTCGTCGTGTTTGGTGAAGACCCCGCGACTCTCGTCGCCGACGAAATCGGCGATAGCGTTCTGAACCGCGACCGTCTCTGAGAGCGGGTCGTAGAGATTGATCCGCGCCGTGTACTCGTCGGGCGCCTCGGCAGACTCGAGGAACTGGTGCGGTCGCTCCCCGTCTTCGGCCTGGTACTCGAGAATTGCAAGCGCCATCTGCAGTTGCATGACCCAGTCGTCGGCGACGAGTTGATCGCCGTTGTGCCAAGTCCAATCCTCGCTGAACGTGAACTCCAGCGTGGTGTCGTCGGTCATCTCCCAGTCGGTTGCAACGAGGGGATAGACCTCGTCTTTCGCCGGACTGTGGATAGCGGGGCGGTCGAAGATGAGCGCCCCCGGATGCCACGTCCCGCGTTGGGACGGGTTGAAGGGGTTGCAGTGACGCTCCGACGGCAGCGTCCCGCTCGACTGCGGGTCGAAGACGCGGAACCGATCCGTGCTACTGCTCCCGCCGAGACAGCCGGCAACGAGGGCCGTTCCACCCGCAGCGCTGTACTTGAGCACGTCTCGTCGATTCTGATCGCTACTCCACCAGCTGTTACCTTCCAGCATACTCGATAGCCATAGCAGTCAGGACACATATATTCAATGATTATTTTCAGTGATAGATGGCCGGTTCAGCAGCCGGTCGTCCGATACTGTCCGGTAGCACCCGTACTCGTCCGAAGAGAGACCGAACTGCTGGCCTGCGCGGAGTCGAACGGGTTCGAATCGGAGGAGTGTGGGTCGACTCGAAACTGCGACCGATGCGCCGACTGCGGCGGTCCGACGGGATTGTCACTCGAGTCGGCGAACGCCGAAATCAGCCCGTGTACTCCATCGTCGCCTCGTTCGTCTTGGTGACGAGATAGAGCGCGTCGTCGACGCCGTGGACGATGCCGTCCGGGCCGTCGATCGTCCAGTTGTCGCCGTTGTAGGCGCCGGCGTCGGGCTGGAACATCGCCTCCATCTGTGGAACCGTCTGGTTCCACCACCACAGCAGTTCCCTGTGGTACTGGTCGTCGTCGGTGATCTGCCACTCCCGAATGTGCTCCTCGACGTTGATTGTCTTCGTCCCCTCGGAGCCGTCGGGGTCGCCGACGGGCATCGGGATTTCCGCTTCGGGATCGAAGTGCGTGATCTGCTGGAGCCAGCCCGGCACCAGATCCAGCGCCCACATCGCCCGGACGCCGTTGGCCGACGACGTATCGGGCATCATGTCGTACTCGCCGGCATGGCGACGTTCGTCGAACGTCGCGTCGTCGACCTGCTCCTGGTTCGTCGCGATGCCGAACTCGTTCAGATTGTCCTTGAGAACGCCGATGTGCTTCTGCTTGGAGCCGTTCATGATGTCGATCTCGAAGCGCTCGCCGTTGGGCGTATACCACTCGCCGTCTTCGAGGGTATACCCCTCCTCCTCGAGGAGTTCGGCGGCGCGTTCGGTGTCGTTCTGGCCGTACTCGGTGAAGTCCTGAATCCACTCCGCGGCGTCGTGGGAACCGTCCTCCAGCGTAGTTCCCGGAACGCGACACGGCGGCCAGTCGAACACCTGATTGACGCCCTCGAGGACCGAGACGACCTGCTGACGATCGAAGACGTGACAGACCGCCTTGCGCACGTTCGCGCTCGAGAACGGCGTGTCGTAGGAGACGTCGTGCCCGCAGTTGAAGGTAAGCAACTTGTTAGTCGACAGGTTTTCCCTGACGAGCGTGTGCCCGTCGGGGAGTTGGCTCTTGACGTCGTCCTTCACGGGAAACTCGTTGTGTGCGCCGTCGACCTCGCCGTTGACGTACGGCTGGGTGGGGATGTCGTTCTCGTAGAGGTGGATCGAGAACTCGCTGAAGTTGATGTTGTCGGCGTTCGGATGGTCCTCGTACTTCTCGAAGACCATGACGTTGTCCCCGATGTCGGCGACCTGGAACGGACCGTTCCCCACTACGTCTTCGACCATCGGATACGACTCCGACGTGAGTTCGCCGACGAGGGCCTCCATTTCGGAGTCGTCGGCCTCCATGAGCTGGCTGTGCCACTCGCTCCACTGGTCGTCGTCGTGTTTGGTGAAGATCCCGCGAGCCTCGTCGCCGAGGATGGCGGCGGTGGCGTTCTGGACCGCGACCGTCTCCGAGAGCGGATCGTGGAGGCTGACCCGCGCCGTCTGCTCGTCGGGCGCCTCGACGGACTCGAGGAACTGGTGCGGTCGCTCGCCATCCTCGGCCTGAAACTCCAGCATTGCGAGCGCCATCTGCAGTTGCATGACCCAGTCGTCGGCGACGAGCTGATCGCCGTTGTGCCAGGTCCACTCGTCGCTGAACGTAAACTCCAGCGTGGTGTCGTCGGCCATCTCCCAGTCGGTCGCGATCAGCGGATAGACTTCGACCTCCGCCGGACTGTATATCACGGGGCGGTCGTGGATGAGCGCCCCCGGATGCCACGTCCCACGTTGGGTCGGATTGAACGGGTTGCAGTGACGCTGGGACGGGAGCGTCCCGCTCGTCTCCGGGTCGAAGACGCGGAACCGATCCGTGCTACTGCTCCCGCCGAGGCAGCCGGCGGCGAGCGCTGCGCCGCCCGCGGCGCCGTATTTGAGGACGTCTCGTCGATAGGGTCCACTGTCTTGCGAATTGTTATCTTGCACCACGAGCAGCAGTTACACGAAGCTCTATTTATAATTTAGTGACGGAGGCGATCGCGACGCGAATAGCCTCGCGGTGACTCGCCAACGCGGACGCTGTCGCGGCGTCACTACCGAAGCGGATCGGTCCGGGACGACGATCGACAGCCCGTCGGATCGCGAACGGTGTGACAAACGTTTTATCGACGTTCCGAGACGAGTACGATATCGCATGGACGACAGTACCGTCATCGTCACCGGCTCGAGCAAGGGGATCGGCAAGGCACTCGCGGAGCGTTTCGCCGCGGAGGGCGCGAACGTCGTCGTGAACTCCCGAGACGGCGCCCGCGCCGAGGCCGTCGCCGAGGAGATCGTCGCCGACGGCGGGACCGCCGCGGGGATCGAAGCGGACGTCAGCGACCGCGACGAGGTGCAGGCCCTCGTCGACGGCGCCGTCGATGCGTTCGGCTCGCTCGACGTCATGGTGAACAACGCCGGGAACACGGTGATCGCCCCCGCGCTCGAGATGGATCCCGACGACTGGCGGAACGTGATCGAAGTGAACCTGACCGGCGTCTTCTTCGGGATGCAAGCCGCGGGCCAGCGAATGGTCGAACAGGGGACTGGCGGACAGATCGTCAACATCAGCAGCATGATCGGCCAGCAGGGGTTCGCACAGCGGGCCCCCTACTGCGCCTCGAAGGCCGGCGTGGACAATCTGACCAGGGTCTTCGCGACCGAACTGGCGGACCACGACATCCAGGTGAACGCGCTCGCGCCGGGGTTCATCCGCACGGACATCACCGAACAGACCCAGGACGCGGCCGGCTACACCGACGAGGACGTGCATCGACGGGCGCCCCTCGGCCGGTTCGGAACGATGGAAGAGGTCGCGAACTGCGTTCGCTTCCTCGCCGCCGGCGACCACTACATCACCGGCGAGGTCCTCCGCGCCGACGGCGGCTGGATGGCCGACGCCTGGGGTCCCGACGAGTAACGCTCGCGTCTCGAACTGCGCGCTCGACTCCGCGAGCGGCGTCGGAATCGTTGCTTCGGTCACTCGGCGTTGCGAGTACGGCTCGCTAGTAACTCGAAGACGACTCGAGGATGACTCGAGCGGTCAGAACGGACCGCTCACCGATCGGCCGGGACGACGCGGGAAGCCAACTCGTGGTTCAGTTCTTCGATCCCGTCGAGGATCAGTTCGGCCATCCGTCGAGCCCCGTACTCGCTGAAGTGCGTGTCGTCGGTCGCGCCGTCGGGGTAGTTGGGGTGTTCGCCCGGCGACAGGTGAAGGTAGAGGGATTTCGACGCCTCGGGACCCAGCTCGCCCAGGAGCGACCGACTCCGCTCGTCCGCGTCGATAAGCGGCACGTCCCGATCGCGCGCGACCTCCCGGGTTAGCTCCGAATAGGTCTGATGCGTGTCTTTCGGGATCCCCGATTCGTCGAAGTCACGGCGCGCGATGGACGTGAGCAACACCGGCGATGCCCCGCACTCGCGCGTCTCTTCGACGAACGTCTCGAGGTTGGCCGTGAACTCCGCCTCGGCCGTGTACTGCTCTTTCGAGGGGACCTCGTCGTTGTGGCCGAACTGGACGAACACGTAATGGGTCTCGGCCAGGTCGCGGACGACCGGCTCCCAACGGCCCTCCTCGAGGAAGGTGCGCGTGCTGCGCCCGTTGCGGGCGTGGTTCGCCACCGTTACCGACTCGTCGAAGCGGTCGGCGAACGGCGTCCCCCAGCCCGTTTCAGGGCGAGCGCTCGCCTCTTTCTCGGCTATGGTGGAATCCCCGATCAGGTGGACGGTGATCTGCTCGGACGACATTCAGGTACTGGTAATCGGGTTGAAATATATAAACATTGGTACTGACTGATCTATCCCGTCGCACCACGACGAGCGAGGAATCACGCCCTGATGGGCAGCTAGAGCCGTTGGCGGGACTCGCGGGACGAAGAATCCAGTGCGGACGCCGCCCGCGACGGACGGCGACGAGACGGGACGGCTCGGAAAGAACCGTTCGACGGAGCCGACTAGTTGAACTCGGGGATGACCTCCTCGCCGAACAGGCGGATCTGATCCTCGACGAGGTCCTTGGGCATGCCGGAGTGGTGGAAGCGCAGAGTGAGTTCGTTCAGGGGGAACCGCTCCTGAATGGCTTCGATCTGCTCGACGATCTGCTCGGGGGTCCCGTAGATGAAGCGGTCGTCTGCGAGTTCCTCGAAATCCTCGACGCTGTCGGCGTTCATCAGCGGATGGGAGAACTCGCCGCCGTACTCATCGAGGTAGGTCGTGTGGAGGTACTCCTTGCGCTCCATGACCTCGTCTTCGGTCTCGGCGATGACCGCCTCGCGCATCAGCGGGTGGGACATCCCCTCCCAGTCCTGGTCGGTCTCTGCGACGCGTTCTTTCTGGAGTTCCTTGCGGTCCTCGACGGTGGCGAGGTCGGCGACGACGCCGGGCACCCACGCGTCGGAGAACTTCACGGAGCGGCCGATCTGCTTGTCGCCCCAGCCGCCGATCCAGACTTCGGGTCGGGGCTGCTGGACCGTATCGGGGAGCGGCTGCCAGTCTTCGACCGAGAAGAACGGACAGTCGTAGGAGATGGGGCCGTCGGACTCGAAGAACTCCTTGATGAACTGGACGCCCTCGATCATCCGACCCGCGCGCTCGTCCATCGGGACGTCGAACGCTTCGAACTCCTCCTCGACGTAGCCGAGCCCGACGCCCAGGGTCAGCCGGCCGTCGGAGATGTTATCGAGCATCGCCGCGCGCTGGGCGACCTCGACTGGCTTGTACAACGGCAGGATCAGCACGCTCGTCACGAGCTCGAGGTCCTCGGTTCCCTCCGCGATGCTGGTCAGGCGCGTCAGCGGCGCGGGCCAGTAGTTGTCGCCCTCCGTCGCCTGGTGATCGTTGACCCAACAGGTCTCGAATCCGACCGCTTCGGCCACCTGGCACTGTTCGACGACGCCCGTCCATCGACTTCCGCCTTCGATGGGGAAAATCCCGAATTTCATGCGTTACAAGAATACAGTGCGGTCAGCTACTATATACATTTTCTGTTGCTTACCTTCCGCGCGGCTGTCCAGTTTTTGAAAACGGTGTTCGGTTCAAGACAACTCTGCCCCGTCACGAGTTGACCGACCCGGTGGCCGCGGTCAGTCAGTTCCCGATCGACTCCAGGAACGTCGGCGGCAGCGGGTCGGGACGCTCGACGCTCGTCTCGAGGGAGACGTGGGCGTCGTCGTCCGAGGCGGCGCGTATCCCGTCAAGGATCTCGAGGACGTGCTCGGCGAGGGCGCCGCTCGTTCGGTGGCTCCAGTCGCCCCGGACGGCGGCCGCGAGATCCGCGACGCCGGCCCCCCGACCGGCGGTGTACTCATGGGTCGGCTCGACGTCCGTGGTCGTCCCGTCCGCCGAGTGAATTCGAACGGGTCCCTTGAACCGGTTCGGATCCGGAAGCTGGAGCGTCCCCTCGGTCCCATAGATCTCGAACGCGGGGGAGCCGAACGTCGATCGGCCGGGCGCGTCGAAGCTCGTCAGGACGTTCGCGATCGTCCCATCGGCGAAATCGATAACTCCGGACTCGTGAGTGGGAACCTCAACGTCGATAGTCTCTCCGCGACGGGGGTCGCTCGTAATCGTCCGCCGTTCGAACGTGCGGGCGGTCGATCCGGTGACCCGACTGGCGGGACCGAGCAGGGAGACGAGCGCGGTCACGTAGTACGGACCCATGTCGAAGAGCGGACCGCCACCGCGCTGATAGTAGAGGTCGGGCGACGGATGCCAGCTCTCGTGTCCGCCCGACGTCCAGACGGCCGTCGCGCCTACCGGCTTGCCGATCCGTCCGTCGTCGACGACCGACCGAGCGGTCTGTAACCCCGCGCCCAGCACGGTGTCAGGGGCCGACCCGACCAGCAATCCGTTGGCCGCCGCAGTAGAGCGGATCGCCTCGGCGTCCTCGAAGCTAGCAGCGAGGGGTTTCTCGACGTAGACGTGCTTGCCCGCCCGCAGGATGTCGCGGCACGTCTCGCGGTGGACCGACGGCGGCGTCAGATTGACGATCAGTTCGACGTCGGCGGCGAGTAGCTCGTCGGGCTCGCACGCTCGCAACTCGTACTCGTCGGCCGTTTCTCGCGCTCGCTCCGCGTCGAGATCGGCGCAGGCGACGACATCGAAACCATCGAAGCGGTCGTCCGCGTCGAAGTACGCGTCGCTGATCGTGCCGCAACCGAGAACGCCCGTTCGAACTGAATCCATACGTTCCGTCTCGGTAATGTTGTGGAAAAAGAATTCGATCGAGACCGTTCTGCATTGGCGGCCGGAAAACGGCGCGTTCAGGTATCGAAGCGATCGGTCGCATTCGGCTTGAATCGCCCCTCGAGGAAGTAGAAATAAGTGGCCTCGACCGAACTCCGAAGGTATGGCAACCGACAGACAAGCGCTGATCGTGGGCGGGAATCGGTTTCCGTTCCACCGGCTCGAGCGAATGGGACCGCCGATCGAGGACGCGCTCGCCCCGGCCGGCATCAAGGCCGAGCTGACGACCGACCGAGAGTCGTTGACCGATCTCGACGGCTACGACGTCCTCGTCGACTACACGACCGACAGCACGCTCACCGACGCGCAGCGCGAGGGTCTCCTGTCGTTCGTGGACGCGGGCAACGGCTACGCGGGCGTTCACTCCGCGTCGGACCTGACGACCGTCGACGGGGAGAACCGGGACGAACCCACGCCCGAACTCCGAGAGCTGATCGGCGGCCACTTCCTCACCCATCCGGCGCAGGGGGCGTTCGACGTGAACATCGTCTACAGCCACCACCCCGTCTCGGCCGACCTCGAGGACTTCCGCGTTTGGGACGAGCCGTACGTCCTCGAGTGCGACGACGACCTCACGGTGCTCGCGAGGATGGACCACCCTGAGATCGGAGATATGCCAGTCTCGTGGGTGAAGGAGTACGGAGACGGACGCGTGTTCTACTGTTCGCTCGGGCACGATCGGCCGGCGATCACCACCGACGGGACGCGGGCGCTCCTTCGAAACGGCGTGCGCTGGGCGGCCGATAGCTCGGCCGGCGAGTAGCGGCCTGCAGCCGAGTGTCGGCGACGGTCGAGACGGAACGGAGCGGCTCTCGATCCTCGAATCGTCGGAACGTTCAAGAGCGAACCGGTCACATCCCGCACTGGATGCACGTTACAGACTACGAGCTCTACGCGGTGCCGCCGCGCTGGCAATTCCTCAAACTCGAGACGAGCGACGGGCGCGTCGGCTGGGGCGAGGTCTACACCAAGTGGCACTTCGCGGGCGACAGCGAACCGGCGACTCGGAGCGCCGTCGACCAGTTGCTGCACCAGTACGTCCTCGGCGAGGATCCGAGTCGGATCGAGTACCTCTGGCAAGCGATGTACCGAAGCAGCTTCTACCGCGGCGGACCGGTTCACATGAGCGCGATCGCCGGCATCGACGAAGCGCTGTGGGATCTGAAGGGGAAGGCCGCCGGGATGCCGGTCTACGAACTGCTCGGCGGTCCAGCTCGCGACCGCGTCCGGCTCTACCAGCACGTCAGGGCCCACAGCGCCGACGACGTGGCGGATCCGGCGGCCGCGGCCGCCGACGAAGCGCGCGAGCACGTCGAAGCGGGCTACACCGCTGTGAAGCTGGTTCCCACGGGCGGTCTCGAGATCATCGATACGTCGGCGGCCGTCGGTGAAGCGCGCGAAATCGTCGGCGCGGTCCGCGACGCCGTCGGCCCCGAGATCGACGTCGCGCTGGACTTCCACGGCCGTGCCTCGAAGGCGATGGCCCGCCGACTGGCGACGGCGCTCGAGGAGTTCCAGCCGATGTTCGTCGAGGAGCCGGTCACCCCCGAGCACGACCACGCGCTGCCCCGAATCGCCGAGGCGACGACGATCCCGATCGCGACCGGCGAGCGCCTCTACTCCCGAGGCGAGTTCCGACCGCTCCTCGAGGCCAATGCGGTCGACGTCGTCCAACCGGACGTCTCGAGCGCCGGCGGGATCACCGAGACGAAGAAGATCGCCGACATGGCCGAGACCTACGACGCCGCGATCGCGCCCCACTGCCCCATCGGCCCGCTGGCGCTGGTCGCCTCGCTGCACGTCGATGCGGCCGCGCCGAACGCGCTGATACAGGAGCAGGTGGTCGTCGGCGACGAGGACGCGATGCGCTACGTCGAGAACGACGAGCTCTTCGAGCCGACCGACGGCTATCTAGATCTGCCGGCGGAGCCGGGACTCGGAATCGACGTTGACGAGGATCGCGTCTGCGAACTCGCGGGAACCGACCTCGGGTTCGACCGCTCGCCGGGGCACCGGGCCGACGGGAGCGTCGGAGAGCGCTGACCGTCGACCGACGCGGAAACCGCGGTTCGACGCCGCTCTACCGCGTCGATGTCGTTCTATACAGAATCGAACGTCCAGCGCTGGTTCGCGCTGCCGTTGTCGGGCCACTGGAGCACGTTCGCTCCGTCGCTGGTCGACGCCCCTTCCACGTCGGCGAGTTTGCCGCTGTGGACCGCCTCGAGCGTATACTCGCCGTTGCCTTCGTCGTTGATGTGCCACCGCTGGCAGTCACAGCCGGAGTCGGCGTACTGCTGGACGTTCGCTCCGTCCGCGGTCGAGGCGTCGGCGACCTCGAGACGGAGACCGCTGTTGACGTTCTCGAGGATGTACTCGCCGTTCCCGGTATCCTCGACGTACCACTGCTGCGTGGCGCTCCCGGTCACGGACCACTGCTGGACGTTCGCGCCGTTCGCAGTCGAGGCGTCGGCGACCTCGAGACGGAGACCGCTGTTGACGTTGGCGATCTCGTAGGTGCCCGTCGAGATTGGACCGCTGCTGCTTCCGTCGTCTCCGCCGCTCCCGCCGTCGGGCGGCGAACTCCCGTCCTCGACGGCTCGGGCCCAGTCGGCGAGCCACTCGCGGAGGCCGCTGCCGGGGACGTCGAGCGAGTGAGTGTTCACCGGCAGTTCCGGATAGCCGCCGACCTCGTCGTGGTGACCGACCCAGTAGTCGTACGGCGAGTCGAGCCGATCGTTACCGGCGCGATCGGCGATCTCCTGGACGATCCGC is from Haloterrigena salifodinae and encodes:
- a CDS encoding rhamnogalacturonan acetylesterase, which gives rise to MSSEQITVHLIGDSTIAEKEASARPETGWGTPFADRFDESVTVANHARNGRSTRTFLEEGRWEPVVRDLAETHYVFVQFGHNDEVPSKEQYTAEAEFTANLETFVEETRECGASPVLLTSIARRDFDESGIPKDTHQTYSELTREVARDRDVPLIDADERSRSLLGELGPEASKSLYLHLSPGEHPNYPDGATDDTHFSEYGARRMAELILDGIEELNHELASRVVPADR
- the dgoD gene encoding galactonate dehydratase, with product MHVTDYELYAVPPRWQFLKLETSDGRVGWGEVYTKWHFAGDSEPATRSAVDQLLHQYVLGEDPSRIEYLWQAMYRSSFYRGGPVHMSAIAGIDEALWDLKGKAAGMPVYELLGGPARDRVRLYQHVRAHSADDVADPAAAAADEAREHVEAGYTAVKLVPTGGLEIIDTSAAVGEAREIVGAVRDAVGPEIDVALDFHGRASKAMARRLATALEEFQPMFVEEPVTPEHDHALPRIAEATTIPIATGERLYSRGEFRPLLEANAVDVVQPDVSSAGGITETKKIADMAETYDAAIAPHCPIGPLALVASLHVDAAAPNALIQEQVVVGDEDAMRYVENDELFEPTDGYLDLPAEPGLGIDVDEDRVCELAGTDLGFDRSPGHRADGSVGER
- a CDS encoding ThuA domain-containing protein, whose product is MATDRQALIVGGNRFPFHRLERMGPPIEDALAPAGIKAELTTDRESLTDLDGYDVLVDYTTDSTLTDAQREGLLSFVDAGNGYAGVHSASDLTTVDGENRDEPTPELRELIGGHFLTHPAQGAFDVNIVYSHHPVSADLEDFRVWDEPYVLECDDDLTVLARMDHPEIGDMPVSWVKEYGDGRVFYCSLGHDRPAITTDGTRALLRNGVRWAADSSAGE
- a CDS encoding Gfo/Idh/MocA family protein — protein: MDSVRTGVLGCGTISDAYFDADDRFDGFDVVACADLDAERARETADEYELRACEPDELLAADVELIVNLTPPSVHRETCRDILRAGKHVYVEKPLAASFEDAEAIRSTAAANGLLVGSAPDTVLGAGLQTARSVVDDGRIGKPVGATAVWTSGGHESWHPSPDLYYQRGGGPLFDMGPYYVTALVSLLGPASRVTGSTARTFERRTITSDPRRGETIDVEVPTHESGVIDFADGTIANVLTSFDAPGRSTFGSPAFEIYGTEGTLQLPDPNRFKGPVRIHSADGTTTDVEPTHEYTAGRGAGVADLAAAVRGDWSHRTSGALAEHVLEILDGIRAASDDDAHVSLETSVERPDPLPPTFLESIGN
- a CDS encoding LLM class flavin-dependent oxidoreductase, yielding MKFGIFPIEGGSRWTGVVEQCQVAEAVGFETCWVNDHQATEGDNYWPAPLTRLTSIAEGTEDLELVTSVLILPLYKPVEVAQRAAMLDNISDGRLTLGVGLGYVEEEFEAFDVPMDERAGRMIEGVQFIKEFFESDGPISYDCPFFSVEDWQPLPDTVQQPRPEVWIGGWGDKQIGRSVKFSDAWVPGVVADLATVEDRKELQKERVAETDQDWEGMSHPLMREAVIAETEDEVMERKEYLHTTYLDEYGGEFSHPLMNADSVEDFEELADDRFIYGTPEQIVEQIEAIQERFPLNELTLRFHHSGMPKDLVEDQIRLFGEEVIPEFN